The DNA region actttttggaagccggatctcagatatcattATGAAAGCGTTGGATCTattatgcgacctgtcgttggatgggtaatcaaaagatctttccaacgcgcTCGAAACATTgtaaatctgacaaccctatgaaaagttataagtacttaagtgttatttatacactttttggaggccagatctcagataatttgatgaaaacgttgtctaaatatatcatgcgacttATCTTTGGATGTGTGATTaaatgacctttccaacgaatgtaaggaaggcaccaaccacctaagggtggattaagtaacggtttttaatatatatttattgAATTATACTTTAAATCGTACTAATATTGTTTCTAATTGCGATTCTTCTTTATCCTTACAGGGGCAGAATCGGCCACCTCTCAGGCGGATATCGACCGCCATCTGGAGATGGGACGGGATCTGCTGGCACGGGGACAGCTCTCGGATGCCCTGACACATTACCATGCCGCCGTGGGTAAGTTTAATAATCTGCGAACAACTGATAATCGAGTTCTAACGTTCGCGTAACCACTTCCTTCCACAACAGAGGGCGACCCGAACAACTACCTGACGTACTTTAAGCGCGGAACGGTGTACCTGGCCCTCGGCAAGTCCAAGTTCGCCATCAACGACTTTTCCCGCGTGCTCGAGCTGAAGCCGGACTTTATTGCGGCCCGAGCGCAACGAGGTCAGGTTTACCTCAAGATGGGTGACTTCGATAACGCCGAGGTGGACCTGGTGAACGTGCTGCGGATGGATCCGAACAATCACGACGTGAACTTCCAGTACGCCCGGATCGACCCGGCCCGGGATCAGTGGGCGCTCTGCTTGGACGTGATgcaacggggtgactttggcaCGGCAATTGCGCTGTTGACCCAGCTGTTGGAGATTTGTCCGTGGTCGGTGGAGATTCGGGAAGCGAGGGCACAATCGTACATTCGGATTGGCGATCGGTTGGCCGCTGTCAATGACTTCCGGTCGGTGAATCGCCTTTCGCACGATAGCACGGATGGTTATTACACGCTGTCGAAGATCCTGTACGACCTGGGAGATTCGGGATCGGCGCTGAAGGAGATTCGCGAGTGCTTAAAGTTGGACCCAGAGCACAAAGATTGCTTCCCGTTCTACAAAAAGATCAAGAAGGTCGACAAGGTGCTGATGGATGCGGAATCATCGCTGGAAGAGCAACGGTACGCCGATTGTACGCAATATGCCGAAAAGCTCATCAAGCTGGAACCGGACGTTCCGATGATGGTGTACAACGGCAAACAGGTGCTCTGCTCTTGCCTCGTCAAGGACGAACAGTACACGGCGGCCGTCGGACGGTGTCGAGAAGCGTTGGACCTTTACCAGGATCCGGAAGTGATGTGTGACCGGGCGGAAGCCCTGATCGGGGCCGAGATGTACGACGACGCCATCCACCAGTACCGCGAGGCGTTGGAAATCAACGACAGCCTTCAGCGGGCCAAGGATGGCATCGAACGGGCCCAGCGAATGCAGAAGCAAGCCGAACGGAGAGATTACTACAAAATTCTCAACGTGAAGCGATCCGCGACCAAGCAGGAAGTGGTGAAAGCCTATCGGAAGGCCGCCCAAAAATGGCACCCGGATAACTTCCAGGGCGACGAAAAGAAGATGGCCGAAAAGAAGTTCATCGACATTGCCGCCGCCAAGGAAGTCCTCACCGACCCGGAGAAGAGGCGGCAGTTTGACGCCGGCGAGGATCCGCTCGATCCGGAAGGCGGCCGCAACAACGGCTTCGGCGGTGGCAATCCCTTCCATCACTTCCAGCACGGGTCACCGTTCCAGTTCAAGTTTCACTTCACGTAGATCCTCATCATCTTTACGTTGCTCTCCCCTTTGGGACGGACCGTGCAGTGCCAGCTTTAATTTATTTCCccccaacttttttttgcgtctGAACTTTCGTTCTTTCCTGTTGAATTTAGCAATCAAACCAAttccttttttataaaaaaaaaataatataaaaaaatacctcgGTATAGGTTAGCAATGGATGGAGTGAAATTTGAGACACGCGGGAAACGCAAAAACACCACGCCTTTTggagcaaaaatttcaaattcgaaACAAAAAACGAACCGATTGTTTCCTTACTTTCTCGTTTTGCCCCACCATCAGGTTTGAAGAACTGATTAAGTAGGAGTAAAGTAAACTAGTGTAAATAAACGCTTGATCACAATTAATgattagtaaaaaaaactgctttgcTTCTTTTTTACCATATCCGAATTCATAACcgataaaaagtttgaaatcaGTAAGTTAGGACTTGTTTTAAGAAGGtacaaaaatttttatttaatgtttaacaataaaaacaacgaggccaaaaatatgaaaacaaaaaagaaataagTTAACAATGGTGGAAAATACTGTTAGAAATAACAAATAaagtttcaatcaaatttatttattaaaacatGCCCGTACAGAATACATTTTCAATGAACTGAAATATGTCTAtcctaaacaaattttaatatcgTCCTATAAAAGATTTGACTTAGAATCATAGCTTTCGAAaagtgtttaaagtttaaaacatGGTGTGCTAAAAATCAGTAAGACTTTTCGTAATAAAAATCTCAAGTTTAAAATCACTCCTGTAAATTCAACTCAATATTGAGTATTCATCACGTTATGCATTTTTTCGTGTCAAGTACCGGACATTTTTAGAGTGTGTAAAACTGCTCGTTTTTTGCTCGATTTTTTGCTTCAAGCCATACACAGTGGGTTTGATTGGGAtaaattcgaataaaaaaacagGAACAAAAACTGCGCCCCGGACATGATCAACGGTCGTGAAAGCCTGGAAAATGAGGGAATATGGCAAAATCCGCAAaatatcgccaaaatccgcaaaagtcgaaaatgtgtgattttttgttttcaagcaTGTAGGGAATgagggttgcaggattgaatatattgtggtttcggaaataaatcgaaatatcaGCGCGAGTCTCTTTCATCTTGCGAAACTATTTTATGTTGTTTCTTTTCTGAGTGTATCTCAAATGTCACTCTCGAAACCAAATcaaaatttcgccgcggcaccaaactgaaatgtcgCGAGTAGAGTAGCGAAGCGACTAGCGCCAAGACCATCATGGATCACAGAACCGACCACAAGATCTGCCAGAATTTGCTTTATGGATTTGGATTAGATGGTCCATGCCATGAAATCCAGTCTGAAAAAGGATTATGACGGCACTTTCGGGATTCACAAGGGACCAAATTGACGGTGAATTTTGAGGCCAGATAGCAACCTATTCCAAGATCCAGACAAAGACTTTTGATATTCTGCGTCTCCTTTCGAGTCTGGGAATCAACTGAAAATCATTACATAACCCTACTAAAACGGTTCGTGTGGAAGTTTGAGCTCCTAATTCATCGGAACAGAGATTCTAATCagtaatttaaattgttttgtctCATTTATCCGCAAGTCAGCGTAGAATCCCCAATTTATATTTCAACAACCCAAACAATGCCAagcaatcaaacaaaacaagttAACACACTGTTTCAAAAACGCCTAAACATGTttgacagatatttcgcgacaGAAAATCGTCGCGAGAGTTGAATTCgctcaattcggtttagtgccgcggCGACAATATGACACATTCTCCAGCAATGTACACCtgaggatgaaattttgaaaagcgtgtatgagctatttggatatttttcctcgattctagactacttgaagcttcaaaaatcatggttttcattaattgatcatttgaatatcattttgtacaagttggttaagttatgcatcaattcgtgataaaatcatcgttttaaaacatttttctagaaactcctggttttcagcgaaataaaatccaaaaattagtcttttgattgcattttgttgGTTTATAGATGTACTAAATGGAAATTTCATGGATTTGCATTTTATCTTAagttatgtattttttcgaactagtgtaagtttaccattttattgcgttgcaacgtcacgaaaaaggtacagttgtttatgccaacaaaaaactaaatattcaatcattttgatatttcggatgctctttgtatttggaaagagctttcaaatgcaacctagagcgactaaattggttgtctagatccaaagttacaacaggtttaagtttgcgttgcaacgtcacgaaattttaaatcatgttggtcacatggcaaaaaaagTGTATGCGTAGTTGATTGTTGAAGATAAAGGGctactaaatattatatattttttatataatgtttctgagcttatttacagaagaattgtacatgggtcattcacaaattccgtcacttaagtttgtatgcaactcgaaaaaagaaggtattttatgaaacttgttgaacaaatcaaaatagaccgatgttcacaagggggaaaaattctaaaactttcaaaaaagtaatcacgtggttactggatggcccttttatgataaactgatttacgtgagggttcattctaatacaacgcaaccgatttttttttattccaaaccCTTATGTTGGCcaaattacagtgaaattcactaaataataaaaatcaagtgattctattgtttttttttacaaatttttgtcactttgttgTTGGACGATCCCTTACataaataagttgtatgcaaagtttagtttttcgaaattaaaaatgttatgttgcgcagaTAAACACTGTtactatttcctcaaattttatttaaaaagcataaaagtcaacaaaataagttacgttgtttgcagatcaccccttaggggccatcaacaaacgatatgggcactttatttataaatttcagccctcctgaaaacttgaagctccttaCTGTCGTGATCGGAGCTCTTGATTTCGCAACTTTCGTTGGGTTTCGGATGGAAATAAAACGCGTCTTTCCGTGCCGAAACAAACTACAAGACTGATTTATTTCTCTCACACAAACGTTTAAcaactctctctttctctcactACACGCTACTcgtatttagaacaaatttcttaaaatttatccTTTCTAGCATACGAGCCTCTACTGTTACCCACTCTCAATCCCTACATTCTCCTCCTCATCTACTCTTAAAttaataccgtaatctggggtggatcgggactacagtctgaatagggacagcagttttagagcacttaaagctttcaaatttggaaatgggtgtacacattttgttggcctgagtctgttctaatcgAAACcatccagaaaaatcaaaacattgtgctccaacatggttaaaactgatgtcccaattcgccccaagtgtcccgattgaccccagtttacggtagttaCTAATACACAAACAACCAAATAATTATAATCTCTCCTGTAAATTACGGCACTGAATAtgcttgaaatgatattttcattatttttttttttggcaggaAAGCCCGTCCGCATAAAACCTGCATCTTTTCAAAATCGTTATAATCCTTACATCATTTATACGCACTCATCAACAATATTTATAATACGTTATCCTCCAGCGCCAAATGTTGAGCTTTCATCCACACCGTGATCCTTGTTGTGTCAGTTTGTTGAAGAACCATCATCTTTTGATATCATTTGTCTCCTTTCATGTAAGTTTCCGGTCCTGAGGGCTAGCtgtaaaataaactatttttttgtattatctgAGTTTAATCcatgtttttcatcaaaattcataatgttttcatcaaaattcaaactaaaatttataaattcaactactaaaatttctattttgacTAACATAACTCAAACTTATGAAATATCGTTTAACTAGCACAACAAATCAAAAGCGTATcgttctttcaaaaataaaatcagaatTTTCCAACCTTGTTCCCATTACCCACATTTTAAATCTCACATTTAATTCTGCAATCAAAACCTAAACATAATTCTACTTCAATATTCAGATTCCAACTTTCTCCTTTTATCTATGCTTCTTACTTAAATAACATTGTTCATGTCTGCAATACTATTTGTCCGGATTGTCTCTACgacaattataattattttcacTTGATCTAAGTTTTTTTCACATTACCTCTATTTCAAACAAGTCATGC from Culex quinquefasciatus strain JHB chromosome 3, VPISU_Cqui_1.0_pri_paternal, whole genome shotgun sequence includes:
- the LOC6054099 gene encoding dnaJ homolog subfamily C member 3, with the protein product MLLNLYEMSQLSDSRKLTTVLLFLLLDLCFKRAESATSQADIDRHLEMGRDLLARGQLSDALTHYHAAVEGDPNNYLTYFKRGTVYLALGKSKFAINDFSRVLELKPDFIAARAQRGQVYLKMGDFDNAEVDLVNVLRMDPNNHDVNFQYARIDPARDQWALCLDVMQRGDFGTAIALLTQLLEICPWSVEIREARAQSYIRIGDRLAAVNDFRSVNRLSHDSTDGYYTLSKILYDLGDSGSALKEIRECLKLDPEHKDCFPFYKKIKKVDKVLMDAESSLEEQRYADCTQYAEKLIKLEPDVPMMVYNGKQVLCSCLVKDEQYTAAVGRCREALDLYQDPEVMCDRAEALIGAEMYDDAIHQYREALEINDSLQRAKDGIERAQRMQKQAERRDYYKILNVKRSATKQEVVKAYRKAAQKWHPDNFQGDEKKMAEKKFIDIAAAKEVLTDPEKRRQFDAGEDPLDPEGGRNNGFGGGNPFHHFQHGSPFQFKFHFT